Proteins from one Athalia rosae chromosome 8, iyAthRosa1.1, whole genome shotgun sequence genomic window:
- the LOC105688167 gene encoding adenylate cyclase type 2-like isoform X4 — protein sequence MLGITTTLCHLASLAMITYRNEPNYIGRLVPDAIYFICVNGLGLYFRFMNEVVIRRSFLDRRKCVESTLKLNYEKDQEEQLTRSILPQHIAAQIKRDFRNIFKFMEEHKTIEQKTPYNDLYVEKHKNVSILYADVVNFSGLTVTLPVKKLVETLNDLFRSFDEASEKHTVLRIKFLGDCYYCVSGVPTPNVQHAKSCVDLGLDMIQIIRGVREERGLDVDMRIGVHSGTIISGIIGANKWQYDVWSRDVVIANKMEQTGRAGKVHVTQQTLNLLDITQYNCTPVESVVNETLNKYKIKTYLLTPSPTAAPPTPQPDTPISQNSENPLNRGDAPVQSKVYLQARRSSARPSLSISKGHRRNTPSGSNGHADVTVGTFRRRTAFMDTNLRQYQQMLKTADAHMKTAIQQMPLSKFKQWFKGEHINPLFLTFDNWSWELPFLREPDPLFKFYVGCAAVVLICMGFMQLVPSLVLPDFRWHVSTGLGYAITVAFLLLLLPFTWLHYAWTRWKDPHEENEGHVPQPQNRLLLFMYQTSVKVVWSALLRTSLYLVITIMLAACAMVDMLLECENVDYLALNNVTSSVAAVGVSNTACTSSSWQMTQTCSLAILMSFLFLRIHYLLKLIIGFAIVCFYSWNIWVYRSAIFQSGETWNPQLEPKVAHVLSVIFLTFSLHIIDRQAEYLNRLDYQWKRQLNKEQDEAFHTRNANKMLLRNILPEHVAEFYLNTNRSEEQELYHEAYDTVAVMFASLTELSLDENDLSEKNVLVILNQIICEFDKLLFESSFLRVEKIKVAGTTYMAACGLDAGRRDSLHGSTSGSMFSDLDPVVNSGQGNYQPYTDQEHVVTVMTRFAAAMMSILDKINREMISTMEPYKLRIGISHGEVTAGVVGAQKPLYDIWGDAVNMASRMDTTGVPGKIQVTKETANVLDQQGIRCDLRGDTYVKPKGLVTTYFVGIDGGRQLQRVESVLDTRL from the exons ATGCTCGGAATTACCACAACGCTCTGTCACCTGGCGAGTCTGGCCATGATCACCTACAGAAACGAACCGAATTATATCGGCAGG CTCGTCCCCGATGCGATTTATTTCATATGCGTGAACGGTCTTGGACTTTATTTCCGATTTATGAACGAGGTCGTTATCAGACGGTCGTTTCTCGACAGACGTAAATGCGTCGAATCCACCTTGAAACTGAACTACGAGAAGGATCAGGAG GAACAACTCACGCGGAGTATTTTACCCCAGCATATAGCGGCCCAGATAAAAAGAGATTTcagaaatatattcaaattcatgGAGGAACACAAAACGATAGAACAAAAAACACCCTACAA CGATCTTTACGTCGAGAAGCACAAGAACGTGAGCATTCTTTACGCTGACGTGGTGAATTTTTCTGGTCTGACCGTCACGTTGCCGGTAAAAAAACTTGTCGAAACTCTGAACGATTTATTCAGAAGCTTCGACGAAGCATCGGAAAAGCACACGGTTCTTCGGATAAAATTTCTCGGCGATTGTTACTACTGCGTGAGCGGTGTGCCCACCCCGAACGTACAGCACGCGAAAAGTTGCGTCGATTTGG GGTTGGATATGATTCAGATAATTCGTGGCGTTCGTGAGGAGCGCGGACTGGACGTTGATATGAGAATCGGTGTGCATTCGGGGACGATAATTTCCGGTATCATCGGTGCTAATAAATGGCAGTACGACGTGTGGTCGAGGGACGTTGTAATCGCCAATAAAATGGAACAAACCGGACGTGCGGGAAAGGTTCACGTTACCCAGCAAACTTTAAATCTCCTCGATATCACGCAGTACAATTGCACACCGGTCGAATCGGTGGTGAACGAAACGCTGAacaagtataaaataaaaacatatttGCTCACGCCATCCCCCACAGCTGCACCGCCGACGCCTCAACCCGACACTCCGATTAGTCAG AACAGCGAGAACCCCTTAAATCGGGGGGATGCGCCAGTCCAAAGCAAAGTATATCTTCAAGCGAGAAGGTCGAGCGCGAGGCCGAGCCTGTCCATATCGAAGGGTCATCGTCGGAATACACCAAGCGGTTCGAACGGACACGCTGACGTGACGGTTGGAACTTTCAGGAGAAGAACCGCGTTTATGGATACCAATTTGAGGCAATATCAGCAGATGCTGAAAACAGCAGACGCTCACATGAAAACTGCTATACAGCAAATGCCGCTCAGCAAATTCAA aCAGTGGTTCAAGGGTGAACACATAAATCCACTTTTTTTGACCTTCGACAACTGGAGCTGGGAGTTGCCGTTCCTCAGGGAACCGGATCCACTGTTCAAATTTTACGTCGGTTGTGCAGCTGTGGTGCTGATCTGCATGGGTTTCATGCAACTGGTTCCGAGTCTCGTTCTTCCTGA TTTCAGATGGCACGTTAGCACCGGTCTGGGTTATGCCATAACGGTGGCGTTCCTTCTTCTACTTTTACCTTTTACTTGGCTTCACTACGCGTGGACCAGATGGAAGGATCCGCACGAAGAGAACGAGGGTCATGTACCTCAGCCGCAAAATAGATTGCTTCTTTTTATGTACCAGACAAGCGttaag GTGGTCTGGAGCGCTTTACTGCGAACGTCTCTCTACCTGGTGATCACGATAATGTTGGCAGCTTGTGCCATGGTCGACATGCTG CTGGAGTGCGAAAACGTGGATTATTTGGCTTTGAATAATGTAACGTCTAGCGTAGCAGCGGTCGGTGTATCCAATACCGCGTGTACGAGTTCGTCCTGG CAAATGACGCAGACATGCTCCTTGGCTATTCTGATGAGCTTCTTATTCCTACGGATTCACTATCTACTGAAATTGATTATCGGATTCGCGATAGTTTGCTTCTATTCATGGAATATTTGGGTCTACAGATCTGCAATTTTTCAG TCAGGTGAGACCTGGAATCCGCAGCTGGAACCGAAAGTTGCCCATGTACTGAGCGTCATATTTCTCACGTTCTCATTGCACATAATCGATCGCCag GCAGAATATTTGAACAGGCTCGATTACCAGTGGAAACGTCAGCTCAACAAGGAACAAGACGAAGCTTTCCACACGAGGAACGCGAACAAAATGTTGTTGAGAAATATTCTTCCGGAACATGTTG CCGAGTTTTATCTAAACACGAACAGAAGCGAAGAGCAGGAACTTTACCACGAGGCTTACGACACGGTCGCCGTAATGTTCGCGTCCCTCACAGAACTTTCTTTGGACGAGAACGatttgtctgaaaaaaatgttctggTCATCCTGAATCAAATTATTTGCGAATTCGACAAACTCCTGTTCGAGTCCAGTTTCCTCCGTGTGGAAAAGATCAAAGTCGCTG GTACCACTTACATGGCAGCGTGCGGATTGGATGCGGGTCGCAGAGATTCCTTGCACGGATCCACGTCCGGAAGTATGTTCAGTGACCTCGATCCTGTCGTAAATTCTGGCCAGGGAAATTATCAGCCCTACACAGATCAGGAACACGTTGTAACCGTAATGACACGTTTCGCTGCCGCGATGATGTCCATTCTCGACAAAATCAACCGAGAAATGATATCGACGATGGAACCTTACAA gCTCAGGATAGGAATTTCTCACGGGGAGGTAACCGCCGGTGTGGTAGGGGCGCAAAAACCCCTCTACGATATATGGGGAGACGCCGTTAACATGGCGTCAAGGATGGACACAACTGGAGTACCTGGAAAAATACAAGTTACCAAAGAGACGGCAAACGTTTTAGATCAGCAAGGGATACGCTGCGACCTACGCGGCGACACTTACGTAAAACCAAAGGGTCTGGTCACTACGTATTTCGTCGGGATCGACGGTGGCAGACAATTGCAGAGGGTCGAATCCGTCCTCGATACCAGATTATGA